A stretch of Clostridium formicaceticum DNA encodes these proteins:
- a CDS encoding DRTGG domain-containing protein: MITVEKLIEKLELEAVGGQKGITKEVKGAYIGDLLSWVMAHIGSGDAWITIQTNINVIAVAALGEASCIIVAEDAEIEESTKIKADEEGIPLLRSSLSAYELAIQIYQCLEGLEKK; this comes from the coding sequence ATGATTACAGTAGAAAAATTAATTGAAAAATTAGAACTAGAAGCGGTAGGGGGCCAAAAAGGAATAACCAAGGAAGTGAAAGGTGCATATATTGGAGATTTATTAAGCTGGGTGATGGCACACATTGGTTCTGGAGATGCCTGGATCACAATACAAACAAATATCAATGTTATTGCAGTAGCAGCATTAGGTGAGGCCTCTTGTATCATTGTAGCAGAAGATGCTGAGATAGAGGAGTCAACGAAAATTAAAGCAGACGAGGAAGGTATTCCCCTTTTGAGAAGTTCTCTAAGTGCCTATGAATTAGCAATACAAATCTATCAATGTTTAGAGGGTTTAGAAAAAAAATGA
- a CDS encoding PHP domain-containing protein, which translates to MMVAVDLHIHSGLSPCADNDMTPNNIIHMAQLKEIEAIAITDHNSTKNLESFMQVGEKNNMICIPGVEVTTKEEVHLIALFESLSAAKKFQDILDDTLPKVQNNTRLFGHQYIYDEDDNILEDYNTLLINALSLPLKETITEIRKLKGIPIPAHIDRNSFSILSNLGFIAPELGLKTVEITKKCSFSELKKLHPYLRGYKKIISSDAHYLGEMLEGGFLIEAQNRNIQSILMTLQG; encoded by the coding sequence ATGATGGTAGCAGTAGATTTGCATATTCATAGTGGATTATCTCCTTGTGCAGATAATGATATGACCCCCAACAATATTATTCATATGGCACAGCTTAAAGAAATAGAAGCTATTGCTATTACAGATCATAATTCCACCAAAAACCTTGAGAGTTTTATGCAGGTGGGGGAAAAAAACAATATGATTTGTATCCCAGGTGTAGAAGTCACCACAAAAGAAGAAGTTCATTTAATTGCGCTCTTTGAAAGTCTTTCAGCAGCAAAAAAATTTCAGGACATATTGGATGATACGCTACCAAAGGTGCAAAATAATACAAGACTATTTGGCCATCAATACATTTATGATGAAGACGATAATATCTTAGAGGACTATAATACTTTATTAATAAATGCTCTTTCTTTACCCCTAAAAGAAACAATTACAGAGATAAGAAAATTAAAGGGCATACCTATACCTGCTCATATTGATCGAAATAGCTTTAGCATTCTTTCAAACCTAGGGTTTATTGCTCCAGAACTAGGTTTGAAAACAGTTGAAATAACAAAAAAATGTAGTTTTTCTGAACTAAAAAAGTTACATCCGTATCTAAGAGGCTATAAGAAAATTATTAGTTCAGATGCTCACTATTTAGGAGAAATGCTAGAGGGAGGCTTTTTGATAGAAGCGCAGAATAGAAATATACAATCTATTTTAATGACACTGCAAGGGTGA
- a CDS encoding ATP-binding protein: MKELALHILDIAENAIKAEANLIEITIWEDIAKDLLTIEIKDNGIGMDEETVKKAENPFFTTRTTRKVGLGISLFKAAALQCDGSFKIYSIKGKGTTVTTVFKHSHIDRAPLGRIEDTLITLLMREKEIDYIYTHYYNLEKFYIDTREVKDLLKEVPITNLQVVEWLRQYIKEGLANFVKS, from the coding sequence TTGAAGGAATTAGCTTTGCATATATTAGATATTGCAGAAAACGCTATTAAGGCAGAAGCCAATTTGATAGAAATAACGATTTGGGAGGATATTGCAAAGGATTTGCTTACAATAGAAATTAAAGATAATGGCATAGGCATGGATGAGGAAACCGTAAAAAAGGCAGAAAACCCCTTCTTTACTACAAGAACCACTAGAAAAGTAGGATTAGGTATTTCTTTATTTAAAGCTGCAGCACTGCAATGTGATGGTAGTTTTAAGATATATTCAATAAAGGGGAAAGGTACAACCGTAACTACTGTTTTTAAACATAGTCATATTGATCGAGCACCTCTAGGTCGCATAGAAGATACATTGATCACTTTACTGATGAGAGAAAAAGAGATTGACTACATTTATACACATTACTATAATCTAGAAAAATTTTATATAGATACAAGGGAGGTAAAGGACCTCCTCAAAGAAGTGCCAATTACTAACTTACAAGTGGTGGAATGGTTAAGACAATATATAAAAGAAGGACTAGCAAACTTTGTTAAATCATAA
- the rsxC gene encoding electron transport complex subunit RsxC has product MKALTFRGGIHPPEGKESTEHLKIEKAVDPQTVVIPMQQHIGAPCEPIVKVGDTVKVGQKIGEAQGFVSSPVHASVSGTVKAIMDMPIVTGNEALAVIIESDGKNEIDPSVASKGDIEALQPKEIIDIIKEAGIVGMGGATFPTHVKLSPPPDKKVDTIILNGAECEPYLTADHRLMLEMPEDVVYGLKAMMKAVGVKKGYIGIENNKPDAIDVMLKAIKNESDIKVVALQTKYPQGGEKQLIYAVTNKEVPSGGLPMDVGVIVSNVGTAAQIAKTIKTGMPLIERVTTVTGKAIKKPRNLMVKIGTPIKELIEQCGGYAVTPGKLILGGPMMGIAQHTDEVSAVKGTSGVLVFDKEGADLPNPINCIRCGRCVEICPANLQPVYISENSLSNRMEQAEKYRALDCIECGSCSYVCPSRRPLLPSIRVAKNQIIAKKREQKKSN; this is encoded by the coding sequence ATGAAGGCTTTAACTTTTAGAGGAGGTATTCATCCACCAGAAGGTAAGGAATCAACTGAGCATTTAAAGATTGAAAAAGCAGTTGATCCTCAAACGGTGGTAATACCTATGCAGCAACACATTGGTGCACCGTGTGAACCCATTGTAAAAGTGGGAGACACAGTTAAGGTTGGACAAAAAATTGGTGAAGCACAAGGTTTTGTTTCATCACCTGTTCATGCTAGCGTGTCTGGGACTGTAAAGGCGATCATGGATATGCCAATAGTAACAGGTAACGAAGCATTAGCAGTGATCATTGAATCAGATGGGAAAAATGAAATTGACCCTTCTGTAGCATCAAAAGGTGATATCGAAGCGTTACAACCTAAGGAAATCATTGATATCATTAAAGAAGCTGGTATAGTAGGTATGGGTGGCGCTACTTTTCCAACCCATGTAAAGCTATCCCCACCACCTGACAAAAAGGTGGACACCATTATATTAAATGGTGCTGAATGTGAACCTTATCTAACAGCAGACCATCGTCTTATGTTAGAGATGCCTGAAGATGTAGTTTATGGCTTAAAGGCTATGATGAAGGCAGTAGGTGTAAAAAAGGGATATATAGGTATTGAAAACAATAAGCCAGATGCTATTGACGTAATGCTAAAGGCCATAAAGAATGAGTCTGACATAAAAGTAGTAGCATTACAGACAAAGTATCCACAAGGTGGAGAAAAACAGCTTATTTATGCTGTAACCAACAAAGAAGTTCCTTCCGGCGGATTGCCAATGGATGTTGGGGTTATTGTAAGCAATGTGGGAACTGCAGCTCAAATAGCAAAGACTATTAAAACTGGTATGCCATTGATAGAAAGGGTTACCACTGTAACAGGAAAGGCAATAAAAAAACCTAGAAACTTAATGGTGAAAATAGGTACACCTATTAAAGAATTGATAGAACAATGTGGAGGCTATGCAGTAACACCAGGAAAGCTTATTCTTGGTGGGCCTATGATGGGTATTGCTCAACACACAGATGAAGTATCTGCTGTGAAGGGAACTTCAGGTGTACTGGTTTTTGATAAGGAAGGGGCAGATTTGCCAAATCCTATAAACTGTATACGCTGTGGTAGATGTGTTGAGATATGTCCAGCAAATCTTCAGCCAGTATATATTAGTGAAAATTCATTAAGTAACAGAATGGAACAGGCTGAAAAGTATAGAGCACTAGATTGTATAGAGTGTGGTTCTTGTTCATATGTGTGTCCATCAAGAAGACCTTTACTACCATCCATAAGGGTAGCAAAAAACCAAATCATTGCTAAGAAAAGAGAGCAAAAGAAAAGTAATTAG
- a CDS encoding RnfABCDGE type electron transport complex subunit D, with protein sequence MDEKLIVSSSPHILDDDTAQRIMLDVVIALLPATIAAIYYFRANAAILVLLSVLTAVVTEAGVQKWLGRPVTINDFSAVVTGLLLALNIPASAPWWMPVVGSFFAIAIVKQVFGGVGHNFMNPALAGRIFLTLSWTDRMTAWITPGVDAVSTATPLAIIKEAGGTLPNNLPSLFNTIIGNTGGSMGETSALLLLLGGVYLIYKGVISWKIPGIYIGTVGVLTLVFGGFDATYMLYHVFSGGLMLGAIYMATDYASSPVTPRGRIIFAFGCGLLTSLIRLYGAYPEGVAFSILLMNVASPLIDRYTSPRVFGEVK encoded by the coding sequence ATGGATGAAAAGTTAATTGTATCTTCTTCTCCACATATATTGGATGATGATACAGCACAAAGAATTATGTTAGATGTAGTTATTGCTTTATTACCAGCTACGATTGCGGCCATTTATTACTTTAGAGCAAATGCTGCCATTCTGGTATTATTGTCGGTATTAACAGCTGTTGTTACTGAAGCTGGTGTTCAAAAATGGTTGGGACGACCTGTGACAATAAATGATTTTAGTGCAGTTGTGACGGGCTTATTATTAGCATTAAATATTCCTGCGTCAGCACCATGGTGGATGCCGGTAGTTGGCTCCTTCTTTGCAATCGCCATTGTAAAACAAGTATTTGGCGGCGTAGGTCATAACTTTATGAACCCTGCATTAGCTGGAAGAATATTTTTGACTTTATCTTGGACAGATCGTATGACAGCTTGGATTACACCAGGTGTAGATGCGGTATCTACCGCAACACCACTGGCAATTATTAAAGAAGCCGGCGGTACACTACCAAATAACTTACCATCGCTATTTAATACAATTATAGGTAACACTGGTGGAAGTATGGGGGAAACATCTGCTTTACTACTGTTGTTAGGTGGAGTTTATTTAATTTATAAAGGTGTTATTTCTTGGAAAATACCAGGAATTTATATAGGAACTGTAGGGGTACTGACTTTAGTATTTGGAGGATTTGATGCTACTTATATGTTATATCATGTGTTTTCAGGCGGTTTGATGTTAGGAGCTATCTATATGGCAACTGATTATGCTTCTTCTCCTGTAACGCCAAGAGGTAGAATCATTTTTGCTTTTGGATGTGGGCTATTAACTTCATTAATAAGACTATATGGAGCATATCCAGAAGGTGTGGCTTTTTCAATACTATTAATGAATGTGGCATCACCGTTAATAGATCGATATACAAGCCCGAGAGTATTTGGGGAGGTGAAATAG
- a CDS encoding RnfABCDGE type electron transport complex subunit G, with protein MREIVKLGIILLVITAVAGLILGFTNDVTQGIIQQRAMEETIEAMRALLPEADDFQGIEDENVLNRDLIVEAYEGTKEGNVVGYAVKVAPQGYGGTVELLVGISSEGRITGVKVGDHSETPGLGSKIADAAFIDQFIDKGTEDEFIVTKGGEAGDEYIQAVSGATVSSRAAVSGVNSARSLFEEVLKNR; from the coding sequence ATGCGTGAAATAGTTAAATTAGGTATTATATTACTGGTTATTACTGCTGTAGCAGGTTTGATTTTGGGCTTCACCAATGACGTAACACAGGGAATTATTCAACAGAGAGCTATGGAAGAGACGATAGAAGCAATGAGGGCGTTACTACCTGAAGCCGACGACTTCCAGGGGATTGAGGATGAAAACGTTTTAAATAGAGATCTTATTGTAGAAGCGTATGAGGGTACGAAGGAAGGCAATGTTGTAGGATATGCTGTAAAAGTAGCGCCTCAAGGCTATGGTGGAACAGTAGAATTATTAGTAGGCATATCTAGCGAAGGTAGAATTACTGGAGTAAAAGTAGGAGATCATAGTGAGACACCAGGATTAGGTTCTAAGATTGCTGATGCTGCCTTCATTGACCAGTTTATTGATAAAGGAACAGAGGATGAATTTATCGTTACAAAGGGTGGAGAAGCTGGAGATGAATACATCCAAGCTGTCTCAGGTGCTACTGTTTCTTCAAGAGCCGCTGTTTCAGGTGTAAACAGTGCCCGTAGCTTATTTGAAGAAGTATTAAAAAATCGTTAA
- the rsxE gene encoding electron transport complex subunit RsxE, with amino-acid sequence MKLNRILIKGLIYDNPTFVQMLGMCPTLAVTNSAFNALGMGLATTAVLIGSNVVISMLRNFIPSKIRIPAFVVVIATFVTMVGMMMRAYLPALNAALGLFIPLIVVNCLILARAESFASKSSMVGSAVDGVGMGLGFTGALVILGIVRELTGAGTIFGRAIMGSSFEPARFMTMPPGAFLALGLLLALINKIGSKDLNEL; translated from the coding sequence GTGAAACTAAATAGAATATTAATAAAGGGATTAATTTATGACAACCCAACCTTTGTTCAAATGTTAGGTATGTGCCCCACTTTGGCGGTAACAAATTCAGCATTCAATGCTTTGGGGATGGGTTTAGCCACTACTGCGGTATTGATTGGCTCAAATGTAGTTATTTCCATGTTAAGAAATTTTATTCCTAGCAAGATTAGAATTCCAGCCTTTGTTGTGGTTATTGCTACTTTCGTAACCATGGTAGGTATGATGATGAGGGCATACTTGCCAGCGTTAAATGCAGCTTTAGGTTTATTTATTCCTTTAATTGTTGTAAACTGTTTGATTTTAGCTAGAGCGGAGTCCTTTGCATCTAAGAGCTCTATGGTAGGCTCAGCAGTAGATGGTGTAGGAATGGGTCTAGGCTTTACAGGTGCGTTAGTTATTCTTGGAATCGTGAGAGAGTTAACAGGTGCTGGTACAATCTTTGGCAGAGCTATTATGGGTAGCAGCTTTGAACCAGCAAGATTTATGACAATGCCGCCAGGGGCGTTTTTAGCACTGGGTTTACTATTAGCACTAATTAATAAGATTGGTTCAAAAGATTTAAATGAATTATAG
- the rsxA gene encoding electron transport complex subunit RsxA → MSSLFIILVSSILVNNFVLSRFLGICPFLGVSKQVETAMGMGAAVTFVMALASLITYLVERLILVPLGIQYMQTIAFILVIASLVQLVEMIIQKSSPTLYQSLGVFLPLITTNCAVLGVAILNIQLQYNLFETVLHGVGAAIGFSLAIVLFAAIRERLELAHVPKAFKGFPVALITASLMSLAFMGFAGLV, encoded by the coding sequence ATTTCATCATTGTTTATTATTCTTGTAAGTTCAATTCTAGTAAACAACTTTGTATTATCTAGATTTTTAGGGATATGTCCATTTTTAGGGGTTTCCAAACAAGTGGAAACAGCTATGGGTATGGGGGCTGCCGTTACATTTGTTATGGCTTTAGCTTCTTTAATTACCTATTTAGTAGAAAGATTGATTTTGGTGCCTTTAGGTATACAATATATGCAAACAATAGCTTTTATCTTAGTTATTGCATCTTTGGTGCAACTAGTTGAAATGATTATTCAAAAGAGTAGTCCTACACTGTATCAATCATTAGGGGTGTTTCTTCCACTGATCACTACCAACTGTGCGGTGTTAGGGGTTGCTATTTTAAATATTCAACTTCAGTACAATTTATTTGAAACAGTTTTACATGGTGTAGGAGCAGCGATAGGTTTCTCTTTAGCGATTGTCCTGTTTGCTGCGATTCGCGAAAGATTAGAGTTGGCTCATGTTCCTAAGGCTTTTAAAGGATTTCCGGTTGCACTTATTACTGCGAGTCTGATGTCGTTAGCCTTCATGGGATTTGCTGGACTTGTGTAA
- a CDS encoding RnfABCDGE type electron transport complex subunit B, with product MNFQSIIYPIVSLGGLGLVFGAGLAYASQKFAVPVDERAVAIRDILPGANCGGCGVPGCDSFAKAVAEGTKPVDGCPVGGPDCAKAIAEIMGVEVSTSARKVAKVICNGNSEKCKDKFDYHGINDCIAASMVGGGGDKSCNYSCLGFGTCVKACQFDAIEIVDGRIAKIIPEKCTACGKCVEVCPKDVIDMVPYDQSVVITCNNKESGKVVRKKCEVACIACQLCVKSCPFDAIEFKNNLAFINYDKCTQCFVCVEKCPTKAIEGDLEKRKKAIINDETCIGCTICKKHCPVEAIEGELKGKHKILADKCIGCGVCEAKCPKKSITMS from the coding sequence ATGAATTTTCAAAGCATTATTTATCCTATTGTCAGTCTAGGTGGCTTAGGCCTAGTATTTGGTGCAGGACTAGCTTATGCTTCGCAAAAATTTGCTGTTCCTGTAGATGAAAGAGCAGTTGCGATTCGAGATATTTTGCCTGGTGCCAACTGTGGAGGTTGTGGTGTGCCAGGATGCGATAGTTTTGCAAAGGCAGTGGCAGAAGGAACCAAACCTGTAGATGGATGTCCTGTAGGGGGCCCTGATTGTGCAAAGGCAATAGCGGAAATTATGGGCGTAGAAGTAAGTACATCTGCTAGAAAAGTGGCAAAAGTCATCTGTAATGGAAATAGTGAAAAATGTAAAGACAAGTTTGATTATCATGGTATCAACGACTGTATCGCTGCATCTATGGTGGGCGGTGGCGGAGACAAGTCCTGTAATTATTCTTGTTTAGGATTTGGAACCTGTGTAAAGGCTTGCCAGTTTGATGCGATAGAAATTGTTGACGGAAGAATTGCTAAGATTATTCCAGAAAAATGTACTGCATGCGGTAAATGTGTAGAAGTATGTCCAAAGGATGTAATCGACATGGTTCCTTATGATCAAAGCGTTGTGATTACATGTAATAATAAGGAATCCGGTAAAGTAGTAAGAAAAAAATGTGAAGTTGCATGTATTGCTTGTCAATTGTGCGTAAAATCATGTCCATTTGATGCTATTGAGTTTAAAAACAACTTAGCTTTCATTAATTATGATAAGTGTACCCAATGCTTTGTATGTGTGGAGAAATGTCCAACAAAGGCAATTGAAGGAGATCTTGAAAAAAGAAAGAAAGCTATAATAAATGATGAAACTTGTATAGGGTGCACTATTTGTAAAAAGCACTGTCCTGTTGAAGCAATTGAAGGAGAACTTAAAGGCAAACATAAGATATTAGCTGATAAATGTATAGGCTGTGGTGTTTGTGAGGCAAAGTGTCCTAAAAAATCGATTACAATGAGTTAA
- a CDS encoding Gx transporter family protein, with the protein MNTKKLVHLSILVSLGLALHIMEGFIPNPFIVIAPGAKLGLANIIGLITLVIYGIKYALTVNLLRAFIAGMASGAVTSMIYSIAGAVVSTLMMWMVYKLFKKYFSLIGVSVFGAVGHNIAQLTVAAIIINNIRIYIYLPIMMLASIFTGIFIGLTANFTLKKIKVHF; encoded by the coding sequence ATGAATACAAAAAAGTTAGTACACTTATCAATTTTAGTTTCATTAGGATTAGCTCTTCACATCATGGAAGGTTTTATTCCTAATCCATTTATAGTAATTGCTCCAGGGGCGAAGCTAGGTTTGGCCAATATTATAGGACTTATTACATTGGTGATTTATGGTATAAAATATGCCCTTACCGTTAATTTGTTAAGGGCGTTTATTGCAGGAATGGCATCTGGTGCTGTTACTTCCATGATCTATAGCATAGCAGGTGCTGTTGTTAGTACTTTAATGATGTGGATGGTATATAAATTATTTAAAAAGTATTTTAGTTTAATTGGTGTTAGTGTTTTTGGAGCAGTAGGACATAACATCGCCCAACTAACAGTTGCAGCTATCATTATCAATAATATAAGAATCTATATTTATCTACCTATTATGATGCTTGCCAGCATTTTTACAGGTATTTTTATAGGGCTTACAGCAAATTTTACATTAAAGAAAATAAAAGTTCATTTTTAA
- a CDS encoding DUF4321 domain-containing protein: MSKYRNPLTLMLLIITGVVLGSLIGTSFGNTLPILSYGPQPLGLNDLELDLGVVYIRLTLLMHINFASLLGLLLAVLIFNKL; encoded by the coding sequence ATGAGTAAATATCGGAATCCTTTAACATTGATGTTGCTGATTATTACTGGCGTTGTATTAGGTAGCTTAATTGGCACTTCATTTGGGAATACTTTACCTATACTGTCCTATGGTCCGCAACCTTTAGGCTTAAATGATCTTGAACTGGATTTGGGGGTTGTCTATATTAGGCTTACACTGTTAATGCATATAAACTTTGCAAGTTTATTAGGACTATTATTAGCAGTATTGATATTTAATAAATTGTAG
- a CDS encoding nucleoside triphosphate pyrophosphatase yields the protein MYRVILASNSPRRKDILENLGIKFSVVTSEVEEKIDCSVDPYNLTCDLAYAKAKNVSERIEGKAIIIGADTVVLHQKILGKPRNHQEAYEILKSLSGKAHEVVTGIAVIDNDRKKQVTEYEVTKVYFREISDEEILKYIQTGEPMDKAGAYGIQGKASLFVKKIEGDYYNVVGLPIFRLGKIMHRYFNMNFL from the coding sequence ATGTATAGAGTGATATTAGCTTCAAATTCTCCTAGACGCAAAGACATTTTAGAAAATTTAGGAATAAAGTTTAGCGTTGTTACAAGTGAGGTGGAAGAAAAAATAGACTGTAGCGTAGATCCTTATAATCTAACTTGTGATTTAGCTTATGCCAAGGCTAAAAATGTTTCAGAAAGAATAGAAGGCAAGGCAATTATTATAGGAGCAGATACAGTTGTTCTCCATCAAAAAATACTTGGAAAGCCGCGAAATCATCAGGAAGCTTATGAAATATTAAAAAGCTTATCAGGAAAGGCGCATGAGGTGGTTACTGGGATTGCTGTAATAGACAATGATAGAAAGAAACAAGTCACTGAATACGAAGTGACAAAGGTGTATTTTAGAGAAATTAGTGATGAGGAAATATTAAAATATATACAAACTGGGGAGCCTATGGATAAGGCAGGCGCCTATGGCATACAAGGAAAGGCATCTTTATTTGTTAAGAAAATAGAAGGAGATTATTATAACGTTGTAGGCTTACCTATATTTAGGTTAGGGAAGATAATGCACCGTTATTTTAATATGAATTTCTTATAG
- the radC gene encoding RadC family protein — protein MNAYTTIKEMPVYERPREKLVTYGVNTLSNAELLAILLSTGSKEMSAIDLANCILSSTKEGLRFFTDCAIEELIQIKGVGLAKATQIIAAVELGKRIALTTKANNYKIKGPDDVTHLLMEEMRYLKKEFFNIMLLNTKNELIAVENISIGSLNASIVHPREVFVRAIKRSSASLILVHNHPSGDPQPSKEDINITNRLVEAGKLIGIEILDHIIIGDNAYVSLKEKNMI, from the coding sequence ATGAATGCTTATACTACTATTAAAGAGATGCCAGTATATGAAAGACCAAGAGAAAAACTTGTAACTTATGGTGTCAATACTTTGTCAAATGCAGAACTTTTAGCTATTTTGCTTTCAACCGGATCAAAGGAAATGTCAGCCATTGATTTAGCAAATTGCATATTATCTTCAACAAAGGAAGGACTGCGTTTTTTTACAGATTGTGCGATAGAAGAATTAATACAAATAAAGGGTGTGGGCTTAGCGAAGGCGACGCAAATAATTGCTGCGGTAGAACTTGGAAAGCGTATAGCTTTGACTACAAAAGCAAATAATTATAAAATAAAGGGTCCGGATGATGTGACTCATTTGCTCATGGAAGAAATGCGGTATTTAAAAAAAGAGTTCTTTAATATCATGCTTTTAAATACAAAAAATGAGTTGATTGCTGTAGAAAACATTTCTATTGGAAGTCTAAATGCCTCTATTGTGCATCCAAGGGAAGTATTTGTCAGAGCGATAAAACGAAGTAGTGCTTCTCTTATTTTAGTGCATAATCATCCCAGCGGCGATCCACAGCCAAGTAAAGAAGACATAAATATTACAAACCGATTGGTAGAGGCTGGAAAACTTATAGGAATTGAAATTTTGGATCATATCATTATAGGTGACAATGCTTACGTAAGTTTGAAAGAAAAGAATATGATATAA
- a CDS encoding rod shape-determining protein → MGIFKVFSRDMGIDLGTANTLVYVKGKGIVLREPSVVAIQSDTKTVLAVGEEAKRMIGRTPGNIIAIRPMKDGVIADFDITQNMLKYFIRKVYSRKTLISPRVVVCVPSGVTEVEKRAVEEAALQAGAREAYLIEEPMAAAFGAGLPVEEPTGSMVVDIGGGTTEVAIISLGGIVTAKSIRVGGDELDEAIVQYIKRQYNLMIGERTAEEVKITIGSAYPREIEEKMLIRGRDLVSGLPKTLEISSKEILEALKEPVSQVVDAIKYTLEKTPPELAADIMEMGIMLTGGGALLAGLDELVRKETGMPVQIAEEPLDCVALGTGRMIEEIDSYRVAKRKLR, encoded by the coding sequence ATGGGAATTTTTAAAGTGTTTTCTAGAGATATGGGTATAGATTTAGGAACTGCCAATACATTAGTGTACGTAAAAGGAAAAGGAATTGTTTTAAGAGAACCCTCGGTTGTGGCTATTCAAAGTGATACAAAAACCGTTTTAGCGGTGGGGGAAGAAGCTAAAAGAATGATAGGGAGGACGCCTGGAAATATTATAGCAATACGACCTATGAAGGATGGTGTAATTGCTGATTTCGATATTACGCAAAATATGTTAAAATATTTTATAAGAAAAGTTTATTCTAGAAAAACATTGATTTCTCCTAGAGTAGTGGTTTGTGTACCATCTGGTGTAACGGAGGTAGAAAAAAGGGCTGTAGAAGAAGCTGCTCTTCAAGCTGGAGCTAGAGAGGCCTATCTCATAGAAGAACCAATGGCAGCAGCTTTTGGTGCTGGTCTTCCTGTGGAGGAACCGACCGGTAGTATGGTAGTAGACATAGGAGGTGGCACTACGGAAGTAGCGATTATCTCTTTAGGAGGAATTGTTACAGCCAAATCCATCAGGGTTGGTGGAGATGAACTTGATGAGGCGATTGTACAATACATCAAACGTCAATATAATTTGATGATTGGTGAAAGAACTGCTGAAGAAGTAAAAATAACTATTGGTTCTGCTTATCCAAGAGAAATAGAAGAAAAAATGTTAATTCGTGGTAGAGACTTAGTTTCTGGTCTCCCTAAAACACTAGAAATCTCCTCTAAGGAAATATTAGAAGCATTAAAGGAGCCTGTTAGTCAAGTGGTTGATGCTATTAAATATACACTAGAAAAAACACCGCCAGAGTTAGCTGCGGATATTATGGAAATGGGTATCATGCTGACAGGCGGGGGAGCTTTATTGGCAGGATTAGATGAATTGGTTAGAAAAGAGACTGGCATGCCTGTACAAATTGCTGAAGAACCATTAGACTGTGTAGCTTTAGGGACTGGGAGAATGATTGAAGAAATTGATAGTTATAGAGTTGCAAAAAGAAAATTGAGATAA